The following proteins are co-located in the Planctomycetia bacterium genome:
- a CDS encoding MotA/TolQ/ExbB proton channel family protein produces the protein MWEVYWNTVRTSGIDWFILIWGSVLILAHLFGLFARWRGTSMAFMQGLERYRTVLLSMTELLPILGLLGTVLSLMATFQSFQTTADETPNLAETLRTFAPALSATCSGLLMIGPNLVLNALLWLATPKPLSTEEVA, from the coding sequence ATGTGGGAGGTCTATTGGAATACTGTTCGCACCAGCGGCATCGACTGGTTTATCCTGATCTGGGGAAGTGTTCTTATCCTCGCCCATCTCTTTGGCTTATTTGCTCGTTGGCGTGGCACCAGCATGGCCTTCATGCAGGGTCTGGAACGCTATCGTACCGTCCTGCTATCCATGACCGAACTGTTGCCCATTCTCGGCTTGCTCGGTACCGTGCTCAGCCTGATGGCAACCTTCCAGAGTTTCCAGACCACCGCTGATGAAACACCCAATCTCGCAGAAACGCTCCGCACCTTTGCCCCGGCACTCAGCGCCACCTGTTCCGGCTTGCTCATGATCGGCCCCAATTTGGTACTGAATGCCTTGCTCTGGCTGGCTACCCCCAAACCTCTCTCCACCGAGGAGGTTGCATGA
- a CDS encoding 1-acyl-sn-glycerol-3-phosphate acyltransferase, with protein MSTGNLRPWQDNRTVSPLPFFVGIIALLLFTWLWIDINYVWHFLVPGMPSYKDLSSTKPTTAVVLGYMFIGATAAFLVQPHPWRSLGLLPWAGLFLWIQMIVGLIVDYSPSFGRPLFAITAGVIWYVPIATALRRLPYVSIMDGMKKPLDWAAAAFMGGLSLLLYAWSDYNFKINDLVRRSDRFANTDNPLAIMPQAAYQALWDGVQTRAWVLFLIATVVLLLWLYLYRREMFESFFELFFLPWYRFKLVGPGIGQFPAYGPVLVVANHASWFDPVWVGKVIPRQITPMMTSVFFDKPGLKFLVKEIFGSIRVADIPRRRETPPELGEAVERLDHGECVLLFPEGRMRREEDELLKHFGQGVWHILKDRPNIPIVPIWIEGGWGSFASYYGGTPPTVNKGKMIDWNRRITLVLGEPFKIDPPLLAEHQTTRKYLMNCVLSLRKFLPKPNNNRLLPGATTPSLPA; from the coding sequence ATGTCGACCGGCAACCTGCGTCCCTGGCAAGATAATCGTACGGTCAGTCCGCTGCCCTTTTTCGTTGGCATCATTGCCCTGTTGCTGTTTACCTGGCTCTGGATCGACATCAATTACGTCTGGCATTTTCTGGTTCCAGGCATGCCATCCTACAAAGACCTGTCGAGCACCAAGCCAACAACCGCAGTGGTCCTGGGTTACATGTTTATTGGTGCCACCGCAGCCTTTCTGGTGCAGCCTCACCCCTGGCGCAGCCTGGGTCTGTTGCCGTGGGCGGGCCTCTTTCTCTGGATACAGATGATTGTGGGGCTGATTGTCGATTATTCACCGAGCTTTGGGCGTCCGCTGTTTGCTATCACTGCCGGCGTCATCTGGTACGTTCCCATTGCCACTGCACTCAGGCGGTTGCCTTACGTCTCCATCATGGATGGCATGAAGAAACCGCTCGACTGGGCTGCCGCTGCCTTTATGGGTGGCTTGAGTCTGCTGCTTTATGCCTGGTCTGATTACAATTTCAAAATCAACGACCTGGTTCGCCGATCTGATCGCTTTGCCAACACAGATAATCCATTAGCCATTATGCCACAGGCAGCCTACCAGGCTTTATGGGATGGCGTACAGACACGAGCCTGGGTGCTGTTCCTTATCGCTACCGTTGTCCTGTTGCTTTGGCTCTATCTTTATCGACGTGAGATGTTCGAATCATTCTTCGAACTCTTCTTCCTGCCCTGGTATCGTTTCAAACTGGTGGGGCCGGGCATCGGGCAGTTCCCTGCTTATGGTCCGGTGCTGGTTGTCGCCAACCATGCCTCCTGGTTCGATCCAGTCTGGGTCGGAAAGGTGATACCCAGGCAAATCACGCCGATGATGACCAGCGTGTTCTTCGATAAGCCCGGCTTGAAGTTTCTCGTCAAGGAAATCTTCGGCAGCATTCGCGTGGCTGACATTCCTCGTCGTAGGGAAACTCCCCCAGAACTCGGTGAAGCAGTGGAACGGCTCGATCATGGCGAATGCGTGCTGCTCTTCCCCGAAGGCCGCATGCGTCGCGAGGAAGATGAGCTTCTGAAACACTTCGGCCAGGGTGTCTGGCACATACTCAAAGACAGGCCCAACATTCCGATAGTGCCCATCTGGATTGAAGGGGGCTGGGGCAGCTTCGCTTCTTACTACGGCGGAACACCACCTACGGTCAATAAAGGCAAAATGATCGACTGGAACAGGCGTATCACTCTCGTACTTGGCGAACCCTTCAAGATTGATCCGCCTTTGCTGGCAGAGCATCAAACTACAAGAAAATACCTGATGAATTGTGTATTATCACTGAGGAAATTCCTGCCCAAGCCCAATAACAACAGGTTGCTGCCGGGAGCAACAACTCCCAGCCTGCCTGCCTGA